In the genome of Mytilus edulis chromosome 3, xbMytEdul2.2, whole genome shotgun sequence, one region contains:
- the LOC139517971 gene encoding uncharacterized protein — translation MLVPKGLLLLFLLVSEINCQFRPGLTNPFGRWGAGQSNQNLQGQRVANIINAQPLGLNEQQGQQLFNQVAQQVLQTMGSTSQLQNFNSPDGFSQRFGSFTRDQLLPTNPIGSADGTITGIPNTALPNNLPQTNNFKNAQPGFGLQQGRFPFTGVNGRSETPFSSGFVQGGQQTPFSPDRIPGEPDSPFSSRFGVGQSRLGPGFVQGGPQTPFNPDTIPGGPESPFSSRFGVSQSRLGPGPGVLSFDRNLSPPRLEGGRGDLPFMDNGSPFIPGPMRNNFPGAIPVGSLHTPNSGFDPIERELQINTRLNGRLQDMHIKHDTLPIVGAGRNPLQDIKRENRRLRKLIREKKRNLNSKYEGKKKQQKEKKKGAVKGLLLGALGAFLLG, via the exons ATGTTAGTACCCAAAGGATTGCTACTCCTATTCCTGTTAGTTTCTG AAATTAATTGCCAGTTTAGGCCTGGGTTGACAAATCCTTTTGGAAGATGGGGTGCAGGCCAAAGCAACCAAAACCTACAAGGGCAACGTGTAGCGAACATCATCAATGCTCAACCTCTAGGGTTAAACGAACAGCAGGGACAACAACTTTTTAATCAAGTGGCGCAACAAGTACTTCAAACCATGGGATCAACGTCACAGCTACAGAACTTTAATTCTCCAGACGGATTCAGCCAACGATTTGGTTCCTTTACTCGAGATCAGCTATTGCCCACAAATCCTATTGGATCTGCTGACGGTACTATCACAGGTATACCCAATACAGCTTTACCAAATAACTTACCACAAACAAACAATTTCAAAAACGCTCAACCTGGATTTGGGCTACAACAAGGCAGATTTCCATTCACTGGAGTAAACGGAAGGTCTGAGACGCCTTTTAGTTCAGGTTTTGTACAAGGTGGACAACAAACACCTTTCAGTCCAGATAGAATACCTGGTGAACCAGACTCACCATTTAGTTCGCGCTTTGGTGTTGGTCAATCTCGTTTAGGTCCAGGTTTTGTACAAGGTGGACCACAAACACCTTTCAACCCAGATACAATACCTGGTGGACCTGAATCACCATTTAGTTCACGCTTTGGTGTTAGTCAGTCACGTTTAGGTCCAGGTCCTGGCGTTTTATCGTTCGATAGAAACCTCTCACCACCTAGACTAGAAGGTGGACGTGGTGATTTACCGTTTATGGACAACGGAAGTCCTTTCATACCTGGACCAATGAGAAATAACTTTCCGGGTGCCATACCAGTTGGTTCGTTGCATACACCTAACAGTGGATTTGACCCTATTGAAAGAGAACTCCAAATAAACACAAGGCTAAACGGACGATTACAGGATATGCATATAAAACATGATACCTTACCAATTGTAGGAGCTGGCAGAAACCCATTACAAGACATTAAAAGGGAAAATCGAAGATTACGAAAATTAATTCGAGAGAAGAAACGTAATTTAAACTCTAAGTATGAGGGTAAGAAGAAAcaacaaaaagagaaaaagaaaggcGCCGTAAAAGGTTTACTGTTAGGTGCATTGGGCGCCTTTCTATTAGGATAA
- the LOC139517973 gene encoding uncharacterized protein — MFITVQLIAFLYLTFSSVNGHGNNNYNNVNRPSLITRHQVIRPLHTSQVQKTPSVYNIERTAERVNIHDNYDSTVPAVTSRFASGFTSQQIIPNVIPGGVYAGSSNNNVHARPHSSTLGAWNSYGQRVKRFALPNVSVIQKKNQIDAAIAENQHLRTTLHGLDNGIHNVNGVGSFVHKHKSKIGKKLAKNERLAKALSDIQNGGDTLMVHGEVLDINNHAIGKALSKNGRLSKRLDDIHTNNDSLFVQGSKRKAIKELRKSNTALKKEIVRSKTQRRKTKAMTKKQIKQENAMVRKQIAQAKRQKNQQIPIILDNTNTISIQQSSLQLQNYVPSSFVIDQSHPIGLALADNRKLHTQLNVPNPNINGPVTFVDKYSSNIGKGLAENERLTKLLNDIQYGGDTLVVHGESLEMRKHKIGKGLIENDRLNKMLYDIQNEKDSIVIQGSKRKLMKEIRKANVLLKRQINKAKQQQKIKKNKTLKEIRKDNASLKKTIRRNH; from the exons ATGTTTATTACGGTTCAACTTATAGCTTTTCTTTATTTGACATTTTCAT ccgtaaATGGACATGGAAATAATAATTACAACAATGTAAATCGTCCATCATTAATAACAAGACACCAAGTTATTCGGCCTCTCCATACTTCTCAAGTTCAGAAAACTCCTAGCGTCTATAATATTGAACGAACGGCAGAAAGGGTGAACATTCATGACAATTATGACTCTACTGTGCCTGCAGTAACATCAAGATTTGCTTCAGGATTTACATCACAACAAATAATACCAAATGTGATACCAGGGGGAGTATATGCAGGATCATCAAATAATAATGTCCATGCCAGACCACATAGTTCGACGTTAGGTGCATGGAATAGTTACGGACAACGTGTTAAGAGATTTGCTTTACCAAATGTTTCTGTGATACAGAAAAAGAATCAAATTGACGCAGCTATAGCAGAAAACCAGCATTTAAGAACAACTCTACACGGACTTGATAATGGAATCCATAACGTTAACGGAGTAGGCTCATTTGTTCATAAACACAAATCTAAAATAGGAAAAAAACTTGCAAAGAATGAACGCCTAGCAAAAGCTCTAAGTGATATACAAAATGGCGGAGATACATTAATGGTCCATGGAGAGGTATTAGATATAAACAATCATGCAATAGGAAAGGCCTTATCTAAAAATGGTAGGCTCAGTAAACGTCTTGATGATATCCACACTAATAACGATTCCTTATTTGTTCAAGGTTCAAAGAGAAAGGCAATTAAAGAACTACGAAAATCCAACACTGCACTAAAAAAAGAAATCGTAAGATCCAAAACTCAAAGGAGGAAAACAAAAGCAATGACCAAGAAGCAGATAAAACAGGAAAATGCCATGGTTAGGAAACAGATTGCTCAAGCAAAACGACAGAAAAACCAACAAATCCCGATCATATTAGATAACACAAATACAATTAGTATCCAACAATCAAGTCTTCAGCTGCAAAATTATGTTCCATCTTCATTTGTTATTGACCAAAGTCATCCGATTGGATTAGCACTAGCAGACAATAGAAAGCTACACACTCAGTTGAATGTTCCTAATCCAAATATAAATGGTCCTGTTACTTTTGTAGATAAGTACTCTTCTAACATAGGAAAAGGTTTAGCAGAGAATGAACGATTAACAAAATTATTGAATGATATTCAATATGGCGGCGACACTTTAGTCGTTCACGGCGAATCTTTGGAAATGCGTAAGCATAAAATCGGAAAAGGATTAATTGAGAATGACCGATTAAATAAAATGCTTTATGACATTCAAAATGAGAAAGATTCCATAGTCATTCAAGGTTCAAAGAGAAAACTTATGAAAGAAATACGAAAGGCAAATGTATTATTAAAGAGGCAAATTAATAAAGCGAAGCAACAACAAAAGATCAAGAAGAATAAAACACTGAAAGAAATACGAAAAGACAATGCTTCCCTTAAAAAAACTATACGACGAAATCATTGA
- the LOC139517974 gene encoding serine/Arginine-related protein 53-like, giving the protein MGKHSDSDSEKKKRKKKKKKRSRSRSSSESSRYSSKIKKNKKIKHKRKSRSRSPSPRIRRRSRSVSYSRRSRSPNIGRRSRSRGRYSRSKSRDRYQRRSRSFSRDRRLRSLSRDKRRSRSLSRSRRYSRSLSRDRRRSSSYSRDKRRSYSRDRKRSRSKERYRKRSRSHDRHSRSKRSRSKDRSRRRDSRSSSRDKAKEDPCANIPGFEDMTPSEKGQIRMKMALKAAAAADEKIKNQSKSETRSFEDQVKFRQSVMDIDDTSFVQSSFVSNRGDKYDNKESDKKEEFLFGTAAEFKPDLVPKKIPTFDDPKSLADPSLFVDPAVKMERWIDRLNTLRKKKLEGEVIS; this is encoded by the exons ATGGGTAAACACTCTGACAGTGACAgtgaaaagaagaaaagaaagaagaagaaaaagaaaagatcaaGGTCAAG ATCAAGTAGTGAAAGTAGTCGATATTcttcaaaaataaagaaaaataaaaagattaaacaCAAAAGAAAGTCAAGAAGTAGGTCACCTTCTCCTAGAATAAGGAGACGATCGAGGTCAGTAAGTTATTCTAGAAGGTCAAGGTCACCAAATATTGGTAGGAGATCTAGATCAAGAGGAAGATATTCCAGGTCAAAATCAAGGGATAGATATCAAAGGAGATCAAGGTCATTTAGCAGAGACAGAAGATTAAGGTCATTAAGTAGAGATAAAAGAAGGTCAAGGTCATTAAGTAGAAGTAGACGATATTCAAGATCATTAAGTAGAGACAGACGAAGGTCAAGTTCATACAGCAGAGACAAAAGAAGGTCATATAGTAGAGATAGAAAAAGATCAAGATCAAAGGAAAGATACAGAAAAAGATCACGGTCACATGATAGACATTCAAGGTCAAAaag GTCTAGATCAAAAGATCGTTCACGGAGAAGAGATTCAAGAAGTTCTTCTAGAGATAAAGCTAAAGA agacCCATGTGCTAATATTCCTGGATTTGAAGATATG ACCCCATCAGAGAAGGGACAGATCAGAATGAAGATGGCTCTAAAGGCAGCAG CTGCAGCAGATGAAAAGATAAAAAACCAGTCTAAGTCAGAAACCAGATCATTTGAGGATCAAGTGAAATTCAGACAGTCTGTTATGGATATAGACGATACCTCATTTGTACAGTCATCATTTGTTTCTAATAGAGGG GACAAATATGACAACAAGGAGTCAGATAAGAAAGAAGAATTTTTATTTGGTACTGCAGCTGAATTTAAACCAGATTTGGTTCCAAAGAAAATACCTACATTTGATGATCCTAAATCTCTAGCAGATCCTAGT TTATTTGTTGACCCAGCAGTAAAAATGGAGAGATGGATCGATAGATTGAATACATTAAGGAAGAAAAAATTAGAGGGAGAAGTGATCAGCTga
- the LOC139517976 gene encoding rhomboid-related protein 4-like, producing MPYLGGRSGGRGLGVLLLGAQMMNIGVDNIPPVTLAAVVLQSAIFLQFGDLMKWFPNAGKVCLSVYHVLYRKEWRRLILAALYHSNDIHLYYNMASFLYKGRVLERKFKSVYFLYLLSVFTVLTSLTYLGLNIALERVLDDSSYDLVCAVGFSGVIFALKVLVSHYSPAGTQYILGFIPVPSKIAFWAELVIIQLITPHVSFTGHLAGILVGLLYIKGPLKPLMDSLIAPAPAYTYQRQSTGYRTGYTESNRGYNTRSTSQQEPRSNNYTAGLSEEEQVQRAREESLREEESRRNTNRLYPDLDDLRQRRQDRFQ from the exons ATGCCTTATCTTGGAGGAAGATCTGGCGGGAGAGGACTTGGTGTCTTACTCCTTGGAGCACAGATGATGAACATTGGTGTAGATAACATTCCTCCCGTGACACTGGCAGCAGTTGTATTACAATCAGCTATCTTTTTACAATTTGGTGATCTGATGAAATGGTTCCCCAACGCAGGCAAAGTTTGTCTTagtgtatatcatgttttataTCGTAAAGAATGGCGAAGGTTGATATTAGCTGCATTGTACCATTCCAATGACATTCATTTATATTACAACATGGCATCATTCCTTTACAAAGGGAGAGTACTGGAGCGTAAATTTAAAAGTGTATATTTTTTGTACTTACTATCAGTATTTACAGTATTAACTAGTCTGACTTATCTTGGACTTAACATAGCTCTGGAGAGAGTACTTGATGATTCATCGTATGATCTTGTATGTGCAGTGGGATTTTCAG GTGTGATATTTGCATTGAAGGTGTTAGTGAGTCACTATAGTCCAGCAGGAACTCAGTACATCTTAGGTTTTATACCTGTACCAAGCAAGATAGCTTTCTGGGCAGAGCTTGTTATAATACAACTTATTACACCTCATGTTTCATTTACAG GTCATTTGGCTGGGATATTAGTAGGTTTACTATACATAAAAGGTCCACTAAAACCATTGATGGACAGTCTTATTGCTCCAG cTCCAGCCTACACATATCAGAGACAGTCAACAGGCTACAGAACAGGTTATACAG AATCTAACAGAGGCTACAACACTCGTAGTACCAGTCAACAGGAACCCAGATCTAACAATTATACGGCAGGACTGAGTGAAGAGGAACAAGTTCAAAGAGCTAGAGAAGAGAGCTTAAGAGAAGAAGAAAGCAGaa gaAACACCAACAGACTGTACCCAGACTTGGATGATTTACGACAAAGAAGACAGGATAGATTTCAGTGA